In Verrucomicrobiota bacterium, a single window of DNA contains:
- a CDS encoding ABC transporter permease subunit: MNALVRKEIKLLLPSFSIAVLLALSLWLAPSNSALVSPLSVFEAVFPFLLCPAVVVIMALDSFGREMSSGTFANLLAQPVSRSRLWWTKTMALAGALVLVLGVWWLSFLGWRSHAALNAAKPDLGDLAMTTGLILLTAFSGGLWTVLLFRTVAAAFWFTLLVPAGLTVATRYFTEKFFAGANPTYAITAVLTVYSIAGFLWARRMFLRAQDVQWTGGDIAMPAWLKLPRMFVAAKATQSRGPRLALLKKEIQLHQSQFVIAGILAFLHLGMVAARKAAGGFKDSPMMEFLTGQFWVLWVVMPLLIGCAAVAEERKLGTFESQLCLSSRRRTQFAIKFLVVLMLSCGFGVIVPLLFEGGRIVPDIQSKFSNFALASNGQVLHGNLLWAVLSFIDSLLPLLPQLAIVIGVTTISFFASTLARNTLQALAPTALGIVVASVLVINGSDPEAIVDALLWRGWLAYLIGIPTLTVALAWLMYGNFKQVLVGWKVWRRNGIVLLASLVAVVTLASATYHRVWELVSPIEPPHGVARLTPSPGVTLRCEGVWNGGRDFLVRLSDGRIWTDRFEFKDPSLGALLLGEGRSFTLLPGGRFFDGTNWSSFAICNGWEAVGVKSDGSLWVSKQPTNPVMLEQSALHTASPAGLVRFGADNNWKSAAREADTSATLLKEDGTLWRLGTNRLSWKKPWPGLRTFKPQRLGADSDWAEIFSNGDQTYFRKTNGESWRFASRAGSVKNAIQLDEEIWLYRVADFELFSSRGDVSAYSRRGANFMVGVREDGTFRVTGAWQPSPNKATWTMAEQNFQLGKETDWIALAGDGESVVTLKNDGSLWKWTFSDDPITYPDAASCARLGTHSDWIAVNATMMGELVSLAADGSLWSWQFESMGRRSPSFTSPVGELRPLLGVSRKPQTLANIFDDAK, encoded by the coding sequence ATGAACGCGCTAGTACGAAAGGAAATCAAGCTATTGCTGCCGAGCTTCAGCATCGCCGTGCTGCTGGCTCTCTCGCTCTGGTTGGCACCGAGCAACTCAGCTTTGGTCAGCCCGCTTTCGGTTTTCGAAGCGGTATTTCCCTTCCTGCTTTGCCCGGCGGTGGTTGTGATTATGGCGCTGGACTCGTTCGGCCGGGAAATGTCCTCGGGCACGTTCGCCAATCTGCTGGCGCAACCCGTTTCGCGTTCGCGCCTCTGGTGGACGAAAACGATGGCGCTGGCGGGCGCACTTGTGCTCGTTCTTGGCGTCTGGTGGCTGTCCTTCCTTGGCTGGCGAAGCCACGCTGCCTTAAATGCCGCGAAACCGGACTTGGGGGATTTGGCGATGACGACCGGGCTGATCTTGCTCACGGCTTTTTCAGGGGGGCTGTGGACCGTGCTCCTGTTCCGAACGGTGGCCGCGGCGTTTTGGTTTACCCTGCTTGTGCCGGCCGGCTTGACGGTGGCGACGAGGTATTTCACAGAAAAGTTTTTCGCCGGCGCAAATCCGACCTACGCGATAACCGCTGTCCTGACGGTTTACAGCATCGCAGGATTTCTCTGGGCGAGACGGATGTTTCTGCGCGCGCAGGATGTTCAGTGGACTGGTGGCGACATCGCCATGCCCGCCTGGCTGAAGTTGCCGCGAATGTTTGTCGCCGCCAAAGCGACGCAAAGCCGGGGTCCGCGCCTGGCGTTGCTGAAAAAGGAAATTCAACTTCACCAATCCCAATTTGTGATCGCGGGTATTCTCGCCTTCCTGCATTTGGGAATGGTCGCGGCGAGAAAAGCGGCTGGCGGTTTCAAGGATTCTCCGATGATGGAATTCCTCACCGGCCAGTTCTGGGTTTTGTGGGTCGTGATGCCGTTGCTGATCGGCTGCGCAGCGGTTGCCGAGGAGCGAAAGCTGGGAACCTTTGAATCCCAGCTATGTCTTTCGTCACGACGACGAACACAGTTCGCCATCAAGTTCCTGGTCGTATTGATGCTCTCATGCGGCTTTGGTGTTATCGTTCCGTTGCTGTTCGAAGGCGGGCGGATCGTTCCCGACATTCAGTCCAAATTCAGCAATTTCGCGCTCGCCTCCAACGGACAGGTTCTCCACGGAAATCTGCTCTGGGCGGTATTGAGCTTCATCGACTCTCTTCTGCCCTTACTACCGCAGCTCGCAATCGTCATCGGAGTTACGACGATTTCGTTCTTTGCCTCGACACTTGCGCGTAACACACTGCAAGCGCTCGCGCCGACGGCGTTGGGCATCGTTGTCGCCTCGGTTCTGGTTATCAACGGAAGCGATCCAGAAGCGATTGTCGATGCACTGCTCTGGCGTGGCTGGCTCGCTTATTTGATCGGCATTCCGACTCTCACCGTTGCGCTCGCGTGGCTGATGTATGGGAATTTCAAGCAAGTGCTGGTCGGCTGGAAAGTGTGGCGGCGAAACGGGATCGTCCTCCTCGCATCGCTTGTGGCGGTTGTCACACTTGCGAGCGCGACTTACCACCGTGTGTGGGAACTCGTATCGCCCATTGAACCACCGCACGGCGTGGCGCGATTGACGCCGTCGCCAGGTGTGACGTTGCGATGCGAAGGGGTTTGGAACGGTGGTCGCGACTTCCTGGTACGACTTTCCGATGGGCGAATCTGGACCGACCGTTTCGAGTTCAAAGATCCAAGTCTCGGCGCGTTGTTGCTTGGCGAGGGGAGGAGCTTCACACTACTCCCTGGCGGCCGATTTTTCGACGGTACGAACTGGTCAAGCTTTGCAATCTGCAATGGGTGGGAGGCTGTCGGTGTCAAATCAGATGGCAGCCTGTGGGTTTCCAAGCAGCCAACAAACCCGGTCATGCTTGAACAATCAGCATTGCACACAGCAAGTCCAGCCGGGTTGGTGAGGTTTGGCGCCGACAACAACTGGAAGAGTGCCGCGCGCGAAGCTGATACATCCGCAACCCTCTTGAAAGAGGACGGCACGTTGTGGCGCTTGGGAACGAATCGGTTAAGTTGGAAAAAGCCCTGGCCGGGATTGCGCACCTTTAAGCCTCAGCGCTTGGGGGCGGATTCAGACTGGGCGGAGATTTTTTCCAATGGCGACCAAACTTACTTCCGCAAAACAAATGGGGAATCCTGGCGCTTTGCTTCGAGAGCTGGTTCTGTCAAAAACGCAATCCAGCTTGATGAGGAAATATGGCTTTACCGAGTGGCTGACTTCGAATTGTTCTCGTCACGTGGTGACGTGTCGGCTTATTCACGCAGAGGAGCTAATTTCATGGTAGGAGTTCGCGAAGATGGGACGTTTCGCGTTACAGGTGCATGGCAGCCATCGCCGAATAAAGCGACGTGGACAATGGCAGAGCAAAATTTCCAACTCGGTAAGGAAACAGATTGGATCGCGCTGGCTGGCGACGGCGAATCAGTGGTAACTCTCAAGAACGACGGCTCGTTATGGAAGTGGACTTTTTCGGATGACCCCATAACCTATCCTGACGCAGCTTCTTGTGCCCGCCTTGGCACGCACTCGGACTGGATCGCGGTTAATGCAACGATGATGGGCGAGCTTGTGAGCCTCGCCGCCGATGGGAGTCTGTGGTCGTGGCAATTTGAATCCATGGGTCGCCGTAGCCCCTCGTTTACCTCACCGGTGGGTGAACTCCGGCCATTGCTGGGCGTATCTCGCAAACCGCAAACGCTCGCGAATATTTTCGACGACGCAAAGTGA